Proteins encoded by one window of Melospiza melodia melodia isolate bMelMel2 chromosome 9, bMelMel2.pri, whole genome shotgun sequence:
- the CXCL12 gene encoding stromal cell-derived factor 1 isoform X1, with protein sequence MELRALALLALALAVISLSEEKPVSLTYRCPCRFYESNVARANIKHLKILSTPNCSLQIVARLKSNSKQVCIDPKLKWIQEYLEKALNKPRHRTHKKKQQKKRGPLCPSRATPLKSPGRKNGGSRCKRQAL encoded by the exons ATGGAGCTCCGCGCCCTGGCGCTGCTCGCCCTCGCCCTGGCCGTCATCTCCCTCTCGGAGG AGAAACCCGTCAGCCTGACTTACCGATGTCCCTGTCGATTCTACGAGAGCAACGTGGCAAGAGCCAATATTAAGCACCTCAAAATCCTCTCCACACCCAACTGCTCACTTCAGATTGT TGCAAGGCTCAAGAGCAACAGCAAGCAAGTGTGCATTGATCCCAAGTTAAAGTGGATCCAGGAATATCTGGAGAAAGCTTTAAACAA acCACGTCATCGCACTCATAAAAAAAAGCAACAGAAGAAACGGGGCCCACTCTGCCCTTCCCGTGCAACACCACTAAAGTCTCCAGGGAGAAAGAATG GAGGTTCAAGATGTAAGAGGCAAGCATTGTAA
- the CXCL12 gene encoding stromal cell-derived factor 1 isoform X2 yields the protein MELRALALLALALAVISLSEEKPVSLTYRCPCRFYESNVARANIKHLKILSTPNCSLQIVARLKSNSKQVCIDPKLKWIQEYLEKALNKGATQLEHVLLLLPLVKI from the exons ATGGAGCTCCGCGCCCTGGCGCTGCTCGCCCTCGCCCTGGCCGTCATCTCCCTCTCGGAGG AGAAACCCGTCAGCCTGACTTACCGATGTCCCTGTCGATTCTACGAGAGCAACGTGGCAAGAGCCAATATTAAGCACCTCAAAATCCTCTCCACACCCAACTGCTCACTTCAGATTGT TGCAAGGCTCAAGAGCAACAGCAAGCAAGTGTGCATTGATCCCAAGTTAAAGTGGATCCAGGAATATCTGGAGAAAGCTTTAAACAA GGGAGCAACTCAGCTGGAACATGTTCTGCTCTTACTACCACTAGTGAAGATCTGA